The following are encoded in a window of Streptomyces sp. 11x1 genomic DNA:
- a CDS encoding SigE family RNA polymerase sigma factor: MAEVLDFTAVQTRGTALRPPRRPRMPGSAGGMPVIAPMPATRPTRIPSQRDGADDTSTVPASGTTVDHLTETYRAHYRSLLGLAALLLDDTASCEDVVQEAFIRVHSARKRVRDPEKTLAYLRQTVVNLSRSALRRRILGLKLLSKPMPDMASAEEGAYDQLERDSLIKAMKGLQRRQREVLVLRYFADMTEAQVAEALGISLGSVKAYGSRGIAALRVAMEAPA; this comes from the coding sequence GTGGCAGAGGTACTCGATTTCACCGCGGTACAGACGAGGGGCACCGCCCTGCGTCCACCCCGCCGTCCCCGCATGCCCGGTTCGGCCGGCGGCATGCCGGTGATCGCGCCGATGCCCGCGACGCGGCCGACCCGCATACCCAGCCAGCGCGACGGCGCGGACGACACGTCGACGGTGCCGGCCTCCGGTACGACGGTCGACCACCTCACCGAGACGTACCGCGCTCACTATCGCTCGCTCCTCGGTCTCGCGGCGCTCCTCCTCGACGACACCGCCTCCTGCGAGGACGTCGTCCAGGAGGCGTTCATCCGCGTGCACTCGGCGCGCAAGCGCGTCCGGGACCCGGAGAAGACGCTCGCCTATCTGCGCCAGACGGTCGTGAACCTCTCGCGCTCCGCCCTGCGCCGCCGGATCCTCGGCCTGAAGCTGCTGTCGAAGCCGATGCCCGACATGGCGAGCGCGGAGGAGGGCGCGTACGACCAGCTGGAGCGCGACTCGCTCATCAAGGCGATGAAGGGGCTCCAGCGGCGGCAGCGCGAGGTTCTCGTGCTGCGCTACTTCGCCGACATGACCGAGGCCCAGGTCGCCGAGGCGCTCGGCATATCGCTGGGCTCGGTGAAGGCGTACGGCTCCCGGGGCATCGCGGCACTGCGCGTCGCCATGGAGGCGCCCGCATGA
- a CDS encoding aspartate-semialdehyde dehydrogenase, protein MAVDAGRAGRPTLAVVGATGAVGTVMLQILSHRADIWGEIRLFASPRSAGRKLTVRGEQVEVSALSEDSFDGVDIALFDVPDEVAEQWAPVAAARGAVVVDNSGAFRMDPEVPLVVPEVNAHAARNRPRGIVANPNCTTLSMIVALGALHAEFGLRALVASSYQAVSGAGRAGVDTLRRQIALVAGTELGTAPGDVRRAVGDSTGPFPEPVALNVVPWAGDLRADGWSSEEMKVRDESRKILGMPKLPVAVTCVRVPVVTAHSLTLHARFEGEVTVAKAREILATAPGVVLYDDPGAGEFPTPADVVGTDPTWVGRVRRALDDPTALELFVCGDNLRKGSALNAVQVAELVVKGA, encoded by the coding sequence ATGGCGGTCGATGCCGGGCGTGCCGGCAGGCCGACGCTCGCGGTCGTGGGCGCGACCGGGGCCGTCGGCACCGTCATGCTCCAGATCCTGTCCCACCGCGCGGACATCTGGGGCGAGATCCGTCTGTTCGCCTCCCCGCGCTCGGCCGGCCGCAAGCTGACCGTGCGCGGGGAGCAGGTCGAGGTGTCGGCCTTGTCGGAGGATTCCTTCGACGGGGTCGACATCGCCCTGTTCGACGTCCCCGACGAGGTCGCCGAGCAGTGGGCCCCGGTCGCGGCGGCCCGGGGCGCGGTCGTCGTCGACAACTCGGGCGCCTTCCGGATGGACCCGGAGGTGCCCCTCGTCGTCCCCGAGGTGAACGCGCACGCCGCCCGGAACCGGCCGCGCGGGATCGTCGCCAACCCCAACTGCACGACCCTCTCCATGATCGTGGCGCTCGGCGCGCTGCACGCCGAGTTCGGGCTGCGCGCGCTGGTGGCCTCCTCGTACCAGGCGGTCAGCGGCGCGGGCCGGGCCGGCGTGGACACCCTGCGCCGACAGATCGCCCTGGTCGCCGGCACGGAGCTGGGGACCGCCCCCGGCGACGTACGGCGGGCCGTGGGCGACAGCACCGGGCCGTTCCCGGAGCCGGTGGCGCTCAACGTGGTGCCATGGGCCGGGGACCTCCGCGCGGACGGCTGGTCCTCGGAGGAGATGAAGGTGCGGGACGAGTCCCGCAAGATCCTCGGAATGCCGAAGCTCCCGGTCGCCGTGACCTGCGTACGGGTGCCGGTGGTCACCGCGCACTCCCTCACCCTGCACGCCCGCTTCGAGGGCGAGGTCACGGTCGCCAAGGCGCGGGAGATCCTCGCCACGGCCCCCGGGGTCGTCCTCTACGACGATCCGGGCGCGGGGGAGTTCCCCACGCCGGCCGACGTGGTGGGCACGGACCCCACCTGGGTCGGGCGCGTACGCCGGGCCCTGGACGACCCGACGGCCCTGGAACTCTTCGTCTGCGGCGACAACCTGCGCAAGGGCTCCGCCTTGAACGCGGTTCAGGTGGCTGAACTGGTGGTCAAGGGCGCGTAG
- a CDS encoding aspartate kinase → MGLVVQKYGGSSVADAEGIKRVAKRIVEAKKNGHQVVVVVSAMGDTTDELIDLAEQVSPMPAGREFDMLLTAGERISMALLAMAIKNLGHEAQSFTGSQAGVITDSVHNKARIIDVTPGRIRTALDEGNIAIVAGFQGVSADKKDITTLGRGGSDTTAVALAAALDAEVCEIYTDVDGVFTADPRVVKKAKKIDWISSEDMLELASSGSKVLLHRCVEYARRYNIPIHVRSSFSGLPGTWVSNEKPESQGDHKVEHAIISGVAHDVSEAKVTVVGVPDKPGEAAAIFRAIADAEVNIDMVVQNVSAVTTGLTDISFTLPKTEGRKAIDALEKNKAGIGFDSLRYDDQIGKISLVGAGMKTNPGVTASFFEALSDAGVNIELISTSEIRISVVTRADDVPEAVRAVHTAFGLDSDSDEAVVYGGTGR, encoded by the coding sequence GTGGGCCTTGTCGTGCAGAAGTACGGAGGCTCCTCCGTAGCCGATGCCGAGGGCATCAAGCGCGTCGCCAAGCGGATCGTGGAAGCGAAGAAGAACGGCCACCAGGTGGTCGTCGTCGTTTCCGCGATGGGCGACACGACGGACGAGCTGATCGATCTCGCCGAGCAGGTGTCACCGATGCCTGCCGGGCGTGAGTTCGACATGCTGCTGACCGCCGGAGAGCGTATCTCCATGGCGCTGCTGGCCATGGCGATCAAAAACCTGGGCCACGAGGCCCAGTCGTTCACCGGTAGCCAGGCAGGCGTCATCACCGACTCGGTCCACAACAAAGCCCGGATCATCGACGTCACGCCCGGCCGCATCCGGACCGCGCTGGACGAGGGCAACATCGCCATCGTCGCCGGCTTCCAGGGTGTCAGCGCGGACAAGAAGGACATCACCACCCTCGGTCGCGGCGGGTCGGACACGACCGCCGTCGCGCTGGCCGCCGCGCTGGACGCCGAGGTCTGTGAGATCTACACCGACGTCGACGGCGTCTTCACCGCCGACCCGCGGGTCGTGAAGAAGGCGAAGAAGATCGACTGGATCTCCTCCGAGGACATGCTCGAACTGGCCTCGTCCGGTTCGAAGGTGCTGCTCCACCGCTGTGTCGAGTACGCCCGCCGCTACAACATCCCGATCCACGTCCGCTCGTCCTTCTCCGGACTGCCGGGCACCTGGGTCAGCAACGAGAAGCCAGAGTCGCAAGGGGACCACAAGGTGGAGCACGCCATCATCTCCGGAGTCGCCCACGACGTCTCCGAGGCCAAGGTCACGGTCGTCGGCGTCCCGGACAAGCCGGGCGAGGCCGCCGCGATCTTCCGTGCCATCGCGGACGCCGAGGTCAACATCGACATGGTGGTGCAGAACGTCTCCGCCGTGACGACCGGGCTGACGGACATCTCCTTCACCCTCCCCAAGACCGAGGGCCGCAAGGCCATCGACGCGCTGGAGAAGAACAAGGCCGGCATCGGCTTCGACTCGCTGCGCTACGACGACCAGATCGGCAAGATCTCCCTGGTCGGCGCGGGGATGAAGACCAACCCGGGCGTCACCGCCTCCTTCTTCGAGGCACTGTCCGACGCGGGTGTGAACATCGAGCTGATCTCGACCTCCGAGATCCGCATCTCGGTCGTCACCCGCGCCGACGACGTGCCGGAGGCCGTGCGCGCCGTGCACACCGCCTTCGGGCTCGACTCCGACAGCGACGAGGCCGTCGTCTACGGAGGCACCGGACGATGA
- a CDS encoding response regulator transcription factor has product MRVLLVEDDEPVAESLRRGLLRYGFEVQWVNTGGAALSYDGPYDVVLLDLGLPDTDGLDVCKALRDRSQVPIIVISARSDETDRVVGLELGADDYVSKPFGVREVIARIRAVMRRVQPRAAGTPAAGPDRYGPRLTVDRKAARVHLDGTEVALAPKEYDLLAFLTEEPGALMSREQIMEAVWDANWFGPTKTLDVHVAALRRKLAGAITIEAVRGVGFRLVVDEGAGSDGSEGSGADGSEGPGAS; this is encoded by the coding sequence GTGCGCGTACTTCTGGTGGAAGACGACGAGCCGGTCGCCGAGTCCCTGCGACGAGGGCTCCTGCGGTACGGCTTCGAGGTGCAGTGGGTCAACACAGGCGGGGCGGCGCTGTCGTACGACGGCCCGTACGACGTCGTCCTCCTGGACCTCGGGCTGCCCGACACCGACGGCCTCGACGTCTGCAAGGCCCTGCGGGACCGCAGCCAGGTGCCGATCATCGTGATCAGCGCCCGGAGCGACGAGACGGACCGGGTGGTCGGGCTGGAGCTCGGCGCCGACGACTACGTCTCCAAGCCGTTCGGTGTGCGCGAGGTGATCGCCCGGATAAGGGCGGTGATGCGCCGGGTGCAGCCGCGCGCCGCCGGCACGCCCGCCGCCGGCCCCGACCGCTACGGCCCCCGCCTCACCGTCGACCGCAAGGCCGCGCGCGTCCACCTGGACGGCACGGAGGTGGCACTGGCCCCCAAGGAGTACGACCTCCTCGCCTTCCTCACCGAGGAGCCGGGCGCGCTGATGTCGCGCGAGCAGATCATGGAGGCGGTCTGGGACGCGAACTGGTTCGGCCCGACGAAGACGCTCGACGTCCATGTGGCCGCGCTGCGGCGCAAGCTCGCCGGGGCGATCACCATCGAGGCGGTGCGGGGCGTGGGGTTCCGGCTCGTCGTCGACGAGGGCGCGGGCAGCGACGGCAGTGAAGGCTCGGGCGCCGACGGCAGTGAGGGCCCGGGCGCGTCATGA
- a CDS encoding HAMP domain-containing sensor histidine kinase gives MIRQLIRSYVLLVAVAIALFTVPVAFTLTNQLRGDTELSVKREAETMAKLLGTDDVAACEALTQMAKAYTDDDAEVQVSATNGCGPEGLAAPVRDAALTRALEDGRATTDWGADFIWGDNLVITVPAHERTADGKATDEVVGAVRIVFSTDHLTYRLWTIWGFRAALAVLVLAAAAFIGVFAARRLTAPLRQLNEMASKMSDGDLTARSPVTGPQETQTLARTLNQAGERLDTLIASQRIFVADASHQLRTPLTALRLSLDNIADGVDDEFVREDVEQATAEVVRMSRLVNGLLVLARAEAKVTAAEPLSLRDVIQERLDVWRPAADERGVTITLRGSADGRPLVLASPGHLDQVLDNVLSNALEVSPDGATITVSVETRGDEVVLSVLDEGPGMSDAEKSRAFDRFWRGQGLTGKSGSGLGLAVVKQLVTDDNGTVALKDAPGGGLCVALTLRAARHGGG, from the coding sequence ATGATCCGTCAGCTCATCCGCAGCTACGTCCTCCTCGTGGCCGTGGCCATCGCGTTGTTCACCGTGCCGGTGGCGTTCACGCTCACGAATCAGCTGCGGGGCGACACCGAGCTGTCCGTCAAGCGTGAGGCCGAGACCATGGCCAAGCTGCTGGGCACCGACGACGTCGCCGCGTGCGAGGCCCTCACGCAGATGGCCAAGGCGTACACCGACGACGACGCCGAGGTCCAGGTGTCCGCCACGAACGGCTGCGGGCCCGAGGGCTTGGCGGCACCGGTCCGGGACGCGGCCCTGACCAGGGCCCTGGAGGACGGCAGGGCCACCACCGACTGGGGAGCCGACTTCATCTGGGGCGACAACCTGGTGATCACCGTCCCCGCCCATGAGCGCACGGCGGACGGGAAGGCGACGGATGAGGTCGTCGGCGCCGTACGGATCGTCTTCTCGACCGACCACCTCACCTACCGCCTCTGGACCATCTGGGGCTTCCGGGCGGCGCTGGCCGTCCTGGTCCTCGCGGCCGCCGCGTTCATCGGCGTGTTCGCCGCCCGACGGCTGACCGCTCCGCTGCGCCAGCTCAACGAGATGGCGAGCAAGATGAGCGACGGCGACCTGACGGCCCGCTCCCCCGTGACCGGTCCGCAGGAGACACAGACCCTGGCGCGGACACTGAACCAGGCGGGCGAACGGCTGGACACACTGATCGCGTCGCAGCGCATCTTCGTCGCCGACGCCTCCCACCAACTCCGCACTCCCCTCACGGCGTTGCGGCTGTCCCTGGACAACATCGCGGACGGGGTGGACGACGAGTTCGTCCGGGAGGACGTGGAGCAGGCGACGGCCGAGGTGGTCCGGATGAGCCGTCTGGTCAACGGTCTGCTGGTGCTGGCGCGGGCCGAGGCGAAGGTGACGGCGGCGGAACCGCTGTCCCTGCGGGACGTCATCCAGGAGCGCCTGGATGTGTGGAGACCGGCCGCCGACGAGCGCGGAGTCACCATCACGCTCAGGGGGAGTGCCGACGGCCGGCCGCTTGTGCTGGCCAGTCCCGGTCATCTGGACCAGGTCCTGGACAACGTGCTCTCCAACGCCCTGGAGGTCTCGCCGGACGGTGCGACGATCACGGTCTCGGTGGAGACCCGGGGCGACGAGGTGGTGCTGTCGGTGCTGGACGAGGGGCCCGGCATGTCGGACGCCGAGAAGTCCCGCGCCTTCGACCGCTTCTGGCGCGGTCAGGGCCTCACCGGGAAGTCCGGGTCGGGCCTCGGCCTCGCCGTCGTCAAGCAACTCGTCACCGACGACAACGGGACCGTGGCCCTCAAGGACGCGCCCGGGGGCGGGTTGTGCGTCGCGCTCACCCTGCGCGCTGCGCGCCACGGGGGTGGCTGA
- a CDS encoding SgcJ/EcaC family oxidoreductase, whose product MTRKNRIRAAIVTATALVTAGTVTAGVSMAGAEAAPKKPSKKEIAALFDGWNKALQTGDSKKVADRYAKDAVLLPTVSNRIRTNRAGIVDYFDHFLENKPVGKKTKTIINVLDGDSAIDTGSYVFTLTDPKTGKKRAVEARYTYEYEKRNGVWKIVNHHSSAMPEG is encoded by the coding sequence ATGACCCGCAAGAACCGGATACGTGCCGCCATCGTCACCGCCACCGCTCTGGTCACCGCCGGCACGGTCACCGCAGGTGTCAGCATGGCCGGAGCCGAGGCCGCGCCGAAGAAGCCCTCCAAGAAGGAGATCGCGGCGCTCTTCGACGGCTGGAACAAGGCGCTGCAGACCGGTGACTCCAAGAAGGTCGCGGACCGCTACGCGAAGGACGCGGTCCTCCTGCCGACCGTCTCCAACAGGATCCGCACGAACCGCGCCGGCATCGTCGACTACTTCGACCACTTCCTGGAGAACAAGCCGGTCGGCAAGAAGACCAAGACGATCATCAACGTCCTGGACGGCGACTCCGCGATCGACACCGGCTCGTACGTCTTCACGCTCACCGACCCGAAGACCGGCAAGAAGCGTGCCGTCGAGGCTCGTTACACCTACGAGTACGAGAAGCGGAACGGCGTGTGGAAGATCGTGAACCACCACTCGTCGGCGATGCCCGAGGGCTGA
- a CDS encoding alpha/beta hydrolase — translation MSEVLLSESFRSASGAVRWGTAGEAGQEPVVLCHGTPFSSYVWRGIAQTLADTGRYQVFVWDMPGYGESDMHTGQDVSLAAQGRVLADLLKWWGLGEPLVVAHDFGGAVALRAHLLHGARYRALALVDPVALAPWGSPSFRLLGRHADVFEQLPPALHRALVREYVSSASGPGLHPAVLDRLVQPWLGEHGQPAFYRQIAQADQAHTDEIQDRYGEIGLPALVCWGEDDRWIPLAKGRELADRIPGARFVPIAGAGHLVQEDAPAELAGALLAFLGTVA, via the coding sequence ATGAGCGAAGTGCTGCTGAGCGAGAGTTTTCGTAGTGCGTCGGGAGCCGTGCGGTGGGGCACGGCCGGAGAGGCGGGTCAGGAGCCGGTCGTGCTCTGCCACGGCACGCCCTTCTCCTCCTACGTCTGGCGCGGTATCGCCCAGACGCTGGCCGACACCGGCCGGTACCAGGTGTTCGTGTGGGACATGCCCGGGTACGGCGAGTCGGACATGCACACCGGCCAGGACGTCTCCCTGGCCGCCCAGGGGCGGGTCCTCGCCGACCTGCTGAAGTGGTGGGGGCTGGGTGAACCCCTGGTGGTGGCCCATGACTTCGGGGGAGCCGTCGCCCTGCGGGCCCATCTGCTGCACGGGGCCCGCTACCGCGCGCTCGCCCTCGTGGACCCCGTGGCGCTGGCCCCGTGGGGGTCGCCCTCCTTCCGGCTGCTCGGCCGGCACGCCGACGTCTTCGAACAGTTGCCGCCCGCGCTGCACCGGGCCCTCGTGCGGGAGTACGTGAGCTCCGCCAGCGGCCCCGGGCTGCACCCGGCGGTCCTCGACCGGCTCGTCCAGCCGTGGCTCGGCGAACACGGTCAGCCCGCCTTCTACCGGCAGATCGCCCAGGCGGACCAGGCCCACACGGACGAGATCCAGGACCGGTACGGGGAGATCGGCCTCCCGGCGCTGGTGTGCTGGGGCGAGGACGACCGCTGGATCCCGCTGGCGAAGGGGCGGGAGCTGGCCGACCGCATCCCGGGGGCGCGCTTCGTCCCGATCGCGGGCGCGGGACACCTCGTCCAGGAGGACGCACCCGCCGAACTCGCGGGCGCTCTACTGGCGTTCCTCGGAACCGTCGCCTGA
- a CDS encoding M56 family metallopeptidase, whose amino-acid sequence MTVLLLLLVAVALTAAVVGPRALLRARWPEREPVVALWTWQCLVAAALLSCLAALVLGAAAVFETVRTHAFAPAPPAVTAAYDLTAAPPWTAVLTLVLALGAAWSGAMLARELVEARRRRRLRRAHLRERAPDLPAGLPQAKGPLLVLEDEYPDAWLMPGAPPRLVVTTGALGKLSDRQLDAVLAHELGHARARHDWLLHLSTALATGFPRIPLFAHFADQTHRLVELAADDTASRRCGHLTTALALIELNQHRGVLSCSNTRRLLGDRVERLLEPPPRLDRTRRAATTTAAALLALLPLLIAFAPALGTL is encoded by the coding sequence GTGACCGTTCTCCTGCTGCTTCTCGTCGCCGTGGCTCTGACCGCCGCCGTGGTGGGTCCCCGTGCGCTGCTGAGGGCCAGGTGGCCCGAGCGGGAACCCGTGGTCGCGCTGTGGACGTGGCAGTGCCTGGTGGCGGCGGCCCTGCTGAGCTGTCTCGCGGCGCTGGTGCTGGGCGCGGCAGCCGTGTTCGAGACGGTTCGGACGCATGCCTTCGCCCCCGCGCCCCCGGCGGTGACCGCCGCGTACGACCTCACGGCCGCGCCGCCCTGGACGGCCGTACTGACGCTGGTGCTGGCCCTGGGGGCGGCCTGGAGCGGTGCGATGCTGGCCCGGGAGCTGGTCGAGGCCCGGCGTCGTCGGCGGTTGCGCCGTGCGCACCTGCGGGAGCGGGCCCCCGATCTCCCGGCGGGCCTGCCGCAGGCGAAGGGGCCGCTGCTGGTGCTGGAGGACGAGTATCCCGACGCGTGGCTCATGCCGGGTGCGCCGCCCCGACTGGTCGTCACCACGGGCGCGTTGGGCAAGCTGAGCGACCGTCAGCTGGACGCCGTGCTCGCCCATGAACTGGGTCACGCCCGCGCCCGCCACGACTGGCTGCTCCACCTCTCGACCGCCCTCGCCACGGGCTTCCCGCGCATCCCCCTCTTCGCCCACTTCGCCGACCAGACCCACCGCCTCGTCGAACTCGCCGCCGACGACACGGCCTCCCGTCGCTGCGGGCACTTGACCACCGCCCTGGCCCTCATCGAACTCAACCAGCACCGGGGCGTGTTGAGCTGCTCCAACACCCGCCGCCTGCTGGGCGACCGGGTGGAGCGGCTGTTGGAGCCGCCGCCCCGCCTCGACCGCACCCGCCGCGCGGCCACCACGACGGCCGCCGCCCTGCTGGCCCTGCTCCCCCTGCTCATCGCGTTCGCCCCGGCGCTCGGGACCCTCTAG